From the genome of Vicia villosa cultivar HV-30 ecotype Madison, WI linkage group LG2, Vvil1.0, whole genome shotgun sequence, one region includes:
- the LOC131646451 gene encoding E3 ubiquitin-protein ligase MPSR1-like, producing MASEDEASQLSYLFERMIRTRDMSLFFPFMLRLYGLSIPRNNNDTDQERKRNEDSNRQRFILVNPSTQRIVVINEVSSLETLLHELGSTTHNGQPPASKESIDSMKRVEIEESDDGECVVCLEQFESGGVVKEMPCKHKFHGDCIEKWLRIHGSCPVCRYQMPIKEKEEEN from the coding sequence ATGGCTTCTGAAGATGAAGCTTCTCAACTTTCCTATTTGTTTGAAAGAATGATAAGAACCAGAGACATGTCTTTGTTCTTTCCCTTCATGCTTCGTCTTTATGGTTTGTCAATTCCAAGAAACAACAACGACACGGATCAAGAAAGAAAGCGTAACGAAGATTCCAACCGTCAAAGATTCATCTTGGTGAACCCGTCAACACAACGTATTGTTGTAATCAACGAAGTTTCAAGTCTGGAAACTCTGCTTCATGAACTTGGAAGTACTACACATAATGGTCAACCGCCAGCTTCAAAGGAGTCAATAGATAGTATGAAAAGGGTTGAAATTGAAGAAAGTGATGATGGAGAGTGTGTTGTTTGTTTGGAACAATTTGAGAGTGGTGGAGTTGTTAAAGAAATGCCTTGTAAGCACAAGTTTCATGGTGATTGTATTGAGAAATGGTTAAGGATTCATGGGTCTTGTCCTGTTTGTAGGTATCAGATGCCTATtaaggagaaagaagaagaaaattaa
- the LOC131649605 gene encoding uncharacterized protein LOC131649605 codes for MQAVLIQESCIDALKGEALIPAAFTQAQNTKMVDKKIGHFKKNCLGRKVNDDYVHVTITLDEDSYEDTGALVVSSLEIEDNWVIDSGCSYHMCPRIEYFETLKLVQGGVVRLGDNKAYKVHGIGTNDAAIAAALEAMAHALEHHPNVGENVASRNLATFQKENPHVVSGEELVTCGLELLKEVWGE; via the exons ATGCAAGCAGTTTTAATTCAAGAGAGTTGTATTGATGCTTTGAAGGGTGAAGCATTGATTCCTGCAGCGTTTACACAAGCACAAAATACCAAGATGGTGGATAAG AAAATCGGTCACTTCAAGAAGAATTGTCTTGggagaaaggtcaatgatgatTATGTTCATGTTACGATTACCTTGGATGAGGATAGTTATGAGGATACTGGTGCCCTAGTGGTATCGAGTTTGGAGATTGAAGATAATTGGGTTATAGATTCGGgttgctcttatcacatgtgtccaaGAATAGAATACTTTGAGACTTTGAAGCTGGTGCAAGGTGGAGTAGTTCGCCTTGGTGATAATAAGGCTTACAAGGTTCATGGTATTGGTACG AATGATGCTGCaattgctgctgctttggaagcaatggctcatGCTTTGGAACATCATCCAAATGTTGGTGAGAATGTTGCGTCTCGCaatttggctaccttccaaaaaGAGAATCCACATGTGGTGAGTGGTGAGGAGTTAGTTACTTGTGGTTTGGAGTTACTTAAAGAGGTTTGGGGAGAGTGA